AATCTGCTTCTGAATAAAGAACCCAGTTTACCCCAATATTATTTTCCTTCGTTACGTTAATTTGAAGGTTTTTCGCAGTTTCTACATTTATTTCAAAGTAATCACTTGTATCACCGTTCCCTAAACTTGCACGTAACAATTGATTTAACTGTAGTTTATTCGCTGTTTTAAATGAATTATTCGACTCTTTTTCTACACTGTTATCTTCTTTCTTTTGAATAGTTACACTCGTTGTATTCGTATTAGCTGCTCCTTTATCGTCTGTTACTGTTAATTTCGCTGTATACGTTCCTTCTTTTGTATATACGTGAGTTGGATTTTGTTCACTACTTACAGTATCATCGCCAAACTCCCATTTATAAGAAGCAATTTTTCCATCTTCATCTTTTGACCCATCGCTTTTAAACGAGATTGCTTCATTCACATTTCCGCTATACGGACCATTTATTACCGCAACTGGTGCTTTATTCACTGCACCTTCTTCTGTATTAATACCATGGAACACAACGTCATACTCAAATTGCCCTGATGCATTTACACGGTAATTCACAAAGTAAGCTGTTACTGTTTTATAGCCTGTCCATTCTTTTGCACTTAAACGTTTTAACGTATCATTAACGTTTTGCGTAATTGTTTTCCAGTCTTCATTTTCTCCTTTTGCAGCAGTACCTGTATGCGTTCCTTGCAGTGTAAATGTATTAAAGAACTGTGATTTATTTTTCTTTACTGATACATTACTTAATTTTGCTTCCGCTGTAATTTCTGCGGCAATATCTGAAACTGGTTTCGGTGCATGAGTTGCTAAATAATCATCTGATACTAATGGGATATTATATTTCTCACGATTGTCTACTAACATTTGCATATAGTCTTGATACTCTTTATTTAAATTCGCATCTTTACTTAAAGCAGAGCGGTATGCATCATATGCTGTCACATCATTTTTCCTAATAAGATCATGAATTTTGTCAAACATATCATATCTCTTATTGTACATATATGATTGTAAAGCGAATGAATAATTATAGAAATCCCACGTTCCATACTTTGCATTTAACGTTCGCTCTGCCGTATAACGTTCTGCTGGATTTGAAGATAGTCCTCCTATAATGCTCTTTCTCGGTACAACATTATCCGTTCTCGTTGCCCCTGCAAAGAACTCAGCATTCCCTTCTTCAAACCAAGATAATCTCTCATTTTCATATAATTTACCTTGTCCCCAAAGTCCTGGCACTTCATATCTACCTTGTAAGTAATGCGTGAACTCATGTCGGAATAATTCTTCTAAACTATAAATACTTTCCTGCGGTGTACGTTCATAAGTAAAGAACGTTCCTGTTCCTTCTATATAAATACCACCATTATTTGTTTCATATCCGTATAATTGACGATTAAATTGATATTCAGCTGGGCTATTATAAATAACCATCGTCAACACATCATCAGGATTTCCTTTTTCTAGCGGCTGGTCACTTTCAACTGTACGATGAAATTGTGCCTTTACTTCTTTCGCTGCCCAATATAGACGTTTTACTTTTTCCTCAGTCACTTTATCTCCAGCTTTTAAAACAATTGCTCCATCATCGAATGTATACGTTTTTGGCAAATACTTTTTCTTACCATCTTCTCGTATTTGATCTAAATCAACAACGTTACCATTTGCATCTTTCCCGCCATAATTCGTCGTAATTTGCTCAGCTGCTACGAAATATTGCTCCCCTAAATACGGATAGACTTTCATCGCATCTGTTACAACTTGCAATCCTTTCGTCCCTGTACTATGGAACGTACCGAGTCTGCCTGTATAATAAATGCCATTATTAATAAGCCATCCGTTTTTCGCTGTAACTGTTCCTATTAACGCAAATCTACTTAACTCATTAATATAACTATCTATTTTTTGATACCACATTGTATCTTTCGGTGCTTTATTCGTATCGTACAAATACGACTGAATATCATAATCTACACCTTGCATAATATCGTATACTGCATTACCTGCTGAACGATTATCTATAAATGTAGAAAGATTATCATTATATTGTTTGAAAATGTTCGCAACCGATGAAATCGTTTCCGCATCACTAGAAGCATTTCCTATTAATTTTCCATATGATGATACAACTTTATTTTGTTCTAACGTACCGAGTTTGAAATTTGGGTTTTGGGAAATCGATTTTAATGCAGGTAAGCACTTGTCATGATAGCTTCGTTCATTAAGTTTACTTAGTTCTGTATGATAAAACCCTAAATAAAACCCAGAGCGCAATACCTCTACTAATGTTTCAATCCCTTTTGAATCATCCTTCGTATAAGCTTGTCCTTGCTGCTTCAATTTATCAATAATCGCCTGCATCCTACTATCATTTTGATAGAATGCAAGGCTGTCCTTATTAAACTGAAATAGCCCTGTAATTTGTTCCCAATCAATTGTTACAAGTAAATCTACCAACGCCTGATTGCTTAATTGATTTAATTCAGCAATTGTATAAGTTTTCGCTACAGCTAATTGCTTACTTTCCTTTTTTACTTCAGGCGGTCTTTGCGATAAATCAGCAAATTGTAGCCTTTTCTCAAAAGATTTATTTTCTAGCACTTTCGATGAATGAGCTAATTCTTGCAGTGGCAACTGTACACCAACCGGCTCCATTTTGAGCACATTCCGATAAGAAACTTGCTCTCCCTTAGTATCCTCCGCCAATATGTTCCCCGGAAAACTACTTAACATTAAACTAGCAAAACTTACCCCTACTAACACTTTTTTTGAATAACCTTTCATGTTCTCCCCTACCTTACATTTTTTTAATGTCCCGCTTCGTTATTTTACTATTCTGACTATTTATTATGTATTGAGAAAGGTAAGGAAAACTCTTACAATTTTAGCTATTCAAAGGAAATTTTATTATTGACTTCCTGTGCGATTTATGTCAAAAAAGGATAAAAAATAGCGAAATTTATACTATTTTTATCCCTCTTTTTCACTATTATGATTTTAACTTTATAAACGTAAATTCTGGTAACGATTGTATATGCTGAATGAAGGTATTTTTTTCTTTTGCTGATATATTTTTTAGTTACATTCCTACTTTATAGATTACTCTTTCCTCGTTTAATCGAATTTCCCTTTCAATACCGATCATCGCTCCTAATAAACCAGCAACACCGATTCGTATAATTAGATCAATATGTAAGCTCACGAGCACTTCCCCCTTTCATTCATTATAGAGAGATAAAACAAAAATTATCACATGCATCTATCCATCAAAATAAAAGCATTTCATTAAAATACATTTAATATCCCTATAGATTTATGTTAATATTTTAAATATTAACATAAATAAAATCACCTACTTTTCATACGAAAATCTTTAAACTTTAACGTGTAACTTATTTTCAGTTGAATACGGCATATGAAATGGGGTTGAGAAATTTATAAATCACTTTCTTTTTATACTGAAATTTTGTTGAAATAAAATATAAATAAAGGGAGCCTACAAACGATGAATGTATCTTTAATTACACCTACTACCGATTTACAAGAAGAATACTTAGATTTTTATAACGAATGGAAAAATAGCGGTGAAACGATGATTCCGTGGGTTATCTCAAAAGATCCTTCTAATTTCACGGCAATGATTCAAGAATTACACGAGGCACATAACGGAATAAATATACCTAAAACTTGGGTACCAGATTCTACTTATTGGCTCGTTACAAATGAAAATAAAATTTTGGGAGCAGTTAATATTCGTCATAGTTTGACGGAGCATTTATTTAATGCTGGCGGCCATATCGGTTATGGCATTCGCCCTTCTGAAAGAAGAAAAGGATATGCTACGAAGCTACTCGAGTTGTCATTAGAAAAAACGAAGCAATTAAGCATTACGAAAGCACTTGTCGTTTGCGATGAAGTGAATACAGCTTCAGAGAAAACGATTTTACATAACGGCGGTCTCCGTGATGAAGATTTCACTGAAGAAGATGGTAATGTTGTGAGAAGGTATTGGATTGAGCTCTAAATAATCAAAAACAAGCCAGAAAGTGATTACACACTTTCTGGCTTGTTTTATCCCGCTATTCGCCAGGCAGTATAACTCCCACCTCAAAATTCGGCTGGAACAAAGAAGTTAGGTGGGAGATTAACTGCCCATAAACGCCCGATTGGTGAAGACTAATAATCAGTGGGGGATGAACAAAACCCCCACTGATTAAAGTTTCACTTTATACTACTTCTATTTCAAACTGCACTGTAATACCACTCGGATCTACTACCGTAAATCCATTTGTAGTTTCATTTATCTCATGTTGTTTTTCTATTAATCTTTCTTTTACTTCATTTAAAGCTTCTTTATGAGGTAGTACAATCGTATATACTTTTAGTCCCGTTGCATGTGCTGGTGGATGCGGGTTATTTACCCCGTTCCACGTATTTGCACCGATATGGTGATGATACCCTCCTGCCGAAATGAATAAGCAATCATCTTCACGCTGTTGTACTTCAAAACCTACTGTATCTACATAAAACTCATGTGACTTCTCGACATCAGCTATTCGTAAATGTACGTGTCCAACCACAGTGTCAGCAGGTAAACCATCAAACTCATAATCAACGAGCGTTGCTAGTTCTTTTAAATCAAGTGGCGTACTTCCTCCTGGCCCTTCTCCCCACTGATCTCGAGGACGGTCCGCATAAATCTCAATACCGTTCCCCTCTAAATCTTGTAAATAAAACGCTTCACTATACGTATGATCACTTGCACTATTAAACCTTGAAATTGGTAAAATTTCATTTGAATATGTATAACGTCCTTCTTGTTCAGCTGGACTATCAATTACGTTCTTATTACGAATCACCCCAAATAGTGCCGAAGCAAAAGCCTCACGAGTCGGAACTAAAAAGGCTACATGATATATACCCGTCGTACGTGGTTCTTGAAGCGCTGCATCTTCTAACTTCTCAAGTACAAGTAGCGTATTCTCACCACCTTTTCCTGCTAAATATGCTTTATTCCCCTCTTGCTTAATTACTTCTAGCCCTACTACATTCTCATAAAAAGCAATTTGACTCTCTAAATCTTTTACTTTAAATGCAACATGACCAATACGTGTTTTTGGATGAATTTGTACCATGACTAACTTCCTCTCCAGTTTCCTTTAGTTTTTTATATAAGTTGATAGGCAATAGCCCTATTCAACGAATACACCTTAATTTTGTTTTTTTGTAGCATCAACTTTTAGCCATTTTTTCGATATTTCGCTTAATGTTCCATCTTGTTCTAATTCTTTTAGTGACTTATTTATATCTTCTAACTTTTCACTCTTTTTTGCAAATGGAAATGCGATCTCTCCCCATTCAAGTGGACCAAATCCCACTTTCACATTATCTAGTTTCGCCTTCGTGATTGTTGTTTCCACTTGAACTTTATCATTATAATAAGCATCGACACGCCCCAGCCCTACTTCATTCAATTCCGCTGTTGGATCTTCTGAGAACGTTTTAATTGTAAAGGCATTATCTTTGTTTAATGCTTTTAACTCTTGTTCTCCTGCTGTGCCAAGCCCAACTCCTACCGTCTTTCCTTTTAAATCTTCTAGCGACTTAATTGTTTTATTATCTTTCTTCACCGCGAAAATAGAGCCTGAATACACATATGGAATTGAAAAGTCATATTTCTTTTTTCTTTCCGGAGAAACTGATAGTTCATTTGCAATCGTATCAATACGGCCTGAATCTAATAAACCGAATAATCCTTCAAAATCAGAAACATTCCATTCCACTTTATATCCAGCCTTTTTAGCAGCTGCTTCAATAATTTCAGCGTCAAACCCTTTTACTTTCTCACCTTCTTTAAATATAAATGGGCTACGACCTGCAGAGGTCCCAACTTTCACTACTTTTTCATCTGTCTTTTTACTTGCTGTATCCAAACCACAAGCAGACAAAACTCCAACTGATACTGTTAATGCTAATGTTAGTAATAATGATGATTTCCTCATAACCCTTCCTCCTAAATAACGAAATGATTGCCTTCTTCAGAAGCATTTAATTGTCTTAAAAACTTTTTCGTACGTTCATTTTGTGGGTTTCGGAAAATCTCTTCTGGTGTTCCCTGCTCTACGATAATTCCATCAGCCATAAATATAATACGATCCGCCACCTCTTTTGCAAAATTCATTTCATGTGTAACAATAACCATCGTTATATGTTGTCTTGCCAAATCTTTAATAACTAGCAATACCTCATTCACTAATTCTGGATCAAGCGCTGAAGTCGGTTCATCAAACAATAATACAGCTGGATTTAAAGCCATTGCCCTAGCAATCCCTATCCTTTGCTGTTGCCCACCTGATAACATTGTCGGATAAAAATTTTCTTTATCAGTTAAGCCTACTTGTTTTAATATTTCTCTCGCTATTCTCTTTGCCTCTTCGTCACTCTTTTTCTGCACAACCGTTAATGGTGTTGTAATATTTTGCAATGCTGTTTTATTTTTAAATAAATTATAGTTTTGAAAAACCATTGCTGTTTTTTTGCGTAATTTTATTATTTCTTTTTGATAAAGTTTTTTCGTATGAATCTCTAAATCTTCAATTCTAATACTGCCATCATCCGGTTGTTCTAATAAATTTAAACATCGTAGTAATGTCGATTTCCCTGAACCAGAAGGTCCAATAATTACTACCACTTCCCCTTTTTTGACAGTAAGTGAGATTCCTTTCAGCACTTCATTATGTTTGTAAGACTTATACAAATCTTTTAGCTCAATCACATATATCACCTCATTTCTCTTATAAATACGGTGCATCAAGTTTCTTCTCCAACTTTTTCTGCCCCCAGCTGATTACGATTGTAATAATCCAATACACAATCGCTACCGCTAAATAACTTTCCATATAACGATACGATTGCGCAGCTAGCATTTTCGCTTGTGCTAATATTTCAGCCACTCCAAGTGCAAAAGATAACGAAGATTCTTTTAACAATCCAACAAAATTATTTCCAAGTGCCGGCACTGCTACACGAATAGCCTGCGGAAAGATAATTTGTCGCATCGCTTGTGCCTTTGTCATTCCAACTGATAAACAAGCATCCATTTGTCCTGATTCTACAGCATTTAATGAACCTCGAATGATTTCTGACAAATAAGCAGCATTATTTAAACTGAGACCAATTAAAGTTGCTTGCATAGCTGTAAGCACTGTAAAAGTCGGGAAAATTTGTGGCAATCCGAAATACAGCACAAACAATTGAACTAATAACGGTGTTCCTCTAAAGAAAGAAATATACACCCTGACAATTGGATATAAAAATTTCGTTTTATTTTTTGTAATGATTGCCAAGCCCACTCCTATAACGAAAGAAATAATCATGGAAACAACAGTAATCCCTAAAGTTATGTATACATATTTAAATAATTGCGGAAAACTTTCTAAAAAATACGTTACATCAAATTTCACCCTATCCCCCCCTCTCTAAACAAAAAACTCTTCTTACACATATAAGAAGAGTTGAATGTTAATCCATTTCCCTTCATCTCCCAAACGCCTTTTACGTTTGCTGGAATTAGCACAGTGCTTTTTTAGCCTGTTGCTGAGATTTCACCGGGCCAGTCCCTCCACCTCTCTTGATAAGAAAACTAATAAATTTTTCCATTTATTTAGTTGTTATTATGAAGAATACAGCTAAATTAAAACAATGTCAATAGGAAAACTAAGAATTAAATCCCACTCTTCTTCGGAATTACTATTCTTAATAAACTATACACAAAAAGCCA
This Bacillus mycoides DNA region includes the following protein-coding sequences:
- the colA gene encoding collagenase ColA, with product MKGYSKKVLVGVSFASLMLSSFPGNILAEDTKGEQVSYRNVLKMEPVGVQLPLQELAHSSKVLENKSFEKRLQFADLSQRPPEVKKESKQLAVAKTYTIAELNQLSNQALVDLLVTIDWEQITGLFQFNKDSLAFYQNDSRMQAIIDKLKQQGQAYTKDDSKGIETLVEVLRSGFYLGFYHTELSKLNERSYHDKCLPALKSISQNPNFKLGTLEQNKVVSSYGKLIGNASSDAETISSVANIFKQYNDNLSTFIDNRSAGNAVYDIMQGVDYDIQSYLYDTNKAPKDTMWYQKIDSYINELSRFALIGTVTAKNGWLINNGIYYTGRLGTFHSTGTKGLQVVTDAMKVYPYLGEQYFVAAEQITTNYGGKDANGNVVDLDQIREDGKKKYLPKTYTFDDGAIVLKAGDKVTEEKVKRLYWAAKEVKAQFHRTVESDQPLEKGNPDDVLTMVIYNSPAEYQFNRQLYGYETNNGGIYIEGTGTFFTYERTPQESIYSLEELFRHEFTHYLQGRYEVPGLWGQGKLYENERLSWFEEGNAEFFAGATRTDNVVPRKSIIGGLSSNPAERYTAERTLNAKYGTWDFYNYSFALQSYMYNKRYDMFDKIHDLIRKNDVTAYDAYRSALSKDANLNKEYQDYMQMLVDNREKYNIPLVSDDYLATHAPKPVSDIAAEITAEAKLSNVSVKKNKSQFFNTFTLQGTHTGTAAKGENEDWKTITQNVNDTLKRLSAKEWTGYKTVTAYFVNYRVNASGQFEYDVVFHGINTEEGAVNKAPVAVINGPYSGNVNEAISFKSDGSKDEDGKIASYKWEFGDDTVSSEQNPTHVYTKEGTYTAKLTVTDDKGAANTNTTSVTIQKKEDNSVEKESNNSFKTANKLQLNQLLRASLGNGDTSDYFEINVETAKNLQINVTKENNIGVNWVLYSEADLNNYVTYAQQQGNKLVGSYYTHPGKYYLHVYQYGGGTGNYTVEVK
- a CDS encoding GNAT family N-acetyltransferase — translated: MNVSLITPTTDLQEEYLDFYNEWKNSGETMIPWVISKDPSNFTAMIQELHEAHNGINIPKTWVPDSTYWLVTNENKILGAVNIRHSLTEHLFNAGGHIGYGIRPSERRKGYATKLLELSLEKTKQLSITKALVVCDEVNTASEKTILHNGGLRDEDFTEEDGNVVRRYWIEL
- a CDS encoding VOC family protein, with amino-acid sequence MVQIHPKTRIGHVAFKVKDLESQIAFYENVVGLEVIKQEGNKAYLAGKGGENTLLVLEKLEDAALQEPRTTGIYHVAFLVPTREAFASALFGVIRNKNVIDSPAEQEGRYTYSNEILPISRFNSASDHTYSEAFYLQDLEGNGIEIYADRPRDQWGEGPGGSTPLDLKELATLVDYEFDGLPADTVVGHVHLRIADVEKSHEFYVDTVGFEVQQREDDCLFISAGGYHHHIGANTWNGVNNPHPPAHATGLKVYTIVLPHKEALNEVKERLIEKQHEINETTNGFTVVDPSGITVQFEIEVV
- a CDS encoding amino acid ABC transporter substrate-binding protein is translated as MRKSSLLLTLALTVSVGVLSACGLDTASKKTDEKVVKVGTSAGRSPFIFKEGEKVKGFDAEIIEAAAKKAGYKVEWNVSDFEGLFGLLDSGRIDTIANELSVSPERKKKYDFSIPYVYSGSIFAVKKDNKTIKSLEDLKGKTVGVGLGTAGEQELKALNKDNAFTIKTFSEDPTAELNEVGLGRVDAYYNDKVQVETTITKAKLDNVKVGFGPLEWGEIAFPFAKKSEKLEDINKSLKELEQDGTLSEISKKWLKVDATKKQN
- a CDS encoding amino acid ABC transporter ATP-binding protein; translation: MIELKDLYKSYKHNEVLKGISLTVKKGEVVVIIGPSGSGKSTLLRCLNLLEQPDDGSIRIEDLEIHTKKLYQKEIIKLRKKTAMVFQNYNLFKNKTALQNITTPLTVVQKKSDEEAKRIAREILKQVGLTDKENFYPTMLSGGQQQRIGIARAMALNPAVLLFDEPTSALDPELVNEVLLVIKDLARQHITMVIVTHEMNFAKEVADRIIFMADGIIVEQGTPEEIFRNPQNERTKKFLRQLNASEEGNHFVI
- a CDS encoding amino acid ABC transporter permease: MKFDVTYFLESFPQLFKYVYITLGITVVSMIISFVIGVGLAIITKNKTKFLYPIVRVYISFFRGTPLLVQLFVLYFGLPQIFPTFTVLTAMQATLIGLSLNNAAYLSEIIRGSLNAVESGQMDACLSVGMTKAQAMRQIIFPQAIRVAVPALGNNFVGLLKESSLSFALGVAEILAQAKMLAAQSYRYMESYLAVAIVYWIITIVISWGQKKLEKKLDAPYL